The proteins below are encoded in one region of Clostridium pasteurianum DSM 525 = ATCC 6013:
- a CDS encoding bifunctional folylpolyglutamate synthase/dihydrofolate synthase, whose product MNYRETMHYIKDTAKFGSNYGLSRTKKILEFLGNPEKKLKCIHIAGTNGKGSVTAMVSKILVETGYSVGMYTSPFIEEFEERIQISGKNIPKNDLCKVVTELSTAVDKVIEMGYEHPTEFEIITCAALLYFYKKEVDYAVIEVGLGGRLDSTNVITPLISVITSISYDHMNILGNTLTEIAHEKAGIIKDNIPVILYPQKEESEIVIEETCEKHNSKLIKVSRESVEFIDTFKSQEDLKYYQHIKVTTKDKIYNIKLSLLGKYQLLNCSTAIHCIEELRAMGINIKDEHIERALEKVVWRGRLEVLSDYPLIVLDGAHNIDGIKNLSESIDSYFTYDNIVLILGILADKEVESMVKIITPKAKNIITVTPHSDRAEIAKDLCDIVKKFNSNCESFDDYRKAFIKAKKYCNNNDLLLISGSLYMIGDMRKIINSSIEFVQ is encoded by the coding sequence ATGAACTATAGAGAAACTATGCATTATATAAAGGATACTGCTAAATTTGGAAGTAATTATGGATTATCCAGAACAAAAAAGATATTAGAATTTTTGGGAAATCCTGAAAAAAAACTAAAGTGTATTCATATTGCAGGTACTAATGGTAAAGGTTCTGTTACAGCCATGGTATCTAAAATTCTTGTAGAAACGGGATATAGCGTTGGTATGTACACCTCGCCCTTTATAGAAGAGTTTGAAGAAAGAATCCAGATAAGTGGTAAAAATATACCTAAGAATGATTTGTGTAAAGTAGTTACCGAATTATCTACGGCTGTAGATAAAGTTATAGAAATGGGGTATGAACATCCTACAGAATTTGAAATAATAACCTGTGCAGCTCTCTTATATTTTTATAAAAAAGAAGTAGATTACGCAGTTATAGAGGTTGGACTTGGTGGAAGATTGGATTCCACTAATGTGATTACGCCTTTAATAAGTGTTATAACTTCAATAAGTTATGATCATATGAATATATTAGGAAATACACTAACTGAAATAGCTCATGAAAAAGCTGGAATAATTAAAGATAATATTCCCGTAATATTGTATCCTCAGAAGGAAGAGTCCGAAATTGTTATAGAGGAAACCTGTGAGAAGCACAATTCTAAGCTCATAAAGGTATCAAGAGAATCTGTAGAATTTATAGATACCTTCAAGTCACAGGAAGATTTAAAATATTATCAGCATATTAAAGTAACAACTAAAGATAAAATTTATAATATAAAATTATCACTTCTAGGAAAATATCAGCTTTTAAATTGCAGTACTGCTATCCATTGTATAGAAGAATTGAGAGCTATGGGTATCAATATAAAAGATGAACATATTGAGAGAGCTTTGGAAAAGGTTGTTTGGAGGGGCAGGCTAGAAGTGCTGTCAGATTATCCTCTTATAGTGCTTGATGGAGCTCATAATATAGATGGAATAAAAAATCTAAGCGAAAGTATTGATAGTTATTTTACATATGATAATATTGTGCTTATTTTGGGAATACTCGCGGATAAAGAAGTAGAATCTATGGTAAAGATTATTACTCCTAAGGCTAAAAATATTATAACGGTAACTCCTCATAGTGATAGAGCAGAAATAGCTAAAGATCTATGTGATATTGTAAAAAAATTCAATAGTAATTGTGAAAGTTTTGATGATTACAGGAAGGCATTTATTAAGGCTAAAAAGTATTGCAATAATAATGATTTACTTTTAATCTCTGGATCTCTTTACATGATAGGAGATATGAGAAAAATAATTAATAGCTCAATAGAATTTGTACAATAA
- the argJ gene encoding bifunctional glutamate N-acetyltransferase/amino-acid acetyltransferase ArgJ yields the protein MSSIKVLEGKNITDVPYFKASGIHCGLKKVKKDLCVIYSEKKAVAAATFTKNKVKAAPILLNMKSIENENTQAIVVNSGNANACTGDEGYNDALSMAKVTSEALGLKLEEVIVASTGVIGVPMPMSKIFSGIDMACKSLSYDGGKDAAKAIMTTDTKEKIITVEFNIGSKKATISAMAKGSGMIHPNMGTMLGFLATDVNISKAMLTKALKDSVEDSYNMVSVDGDTSTNDMVVILANGSCENTIIDTEDENYKLFKEALHFVNVEIAKMIAGDGEGATKLIETKIYHAHSLKDAKICAKAVITSSLVKAAFFGADANWGRIICALGYSGADLNVNTINISFTNSIGTIDICKNGGNIDFSEDLAKKILEQEKITVIIDLNDGEYNATAWGCDLTYDYVKINGSYRS from the coding sequence ATGAGTTCAATAAAAGTTTTAGAAGGCAAAAATATAACTGATGTTCCTTATTTTAAAGCATCTGGTATTCATTGTGGACTAAAAAAAGTAAAAAAAGATCTTTGTGTAATATATAGTGAAAAAAAGGCTGTAGCTGCAGCAACCTTTACTAAAAATAAAGTAAAGGCCGCACCAATACTTTTAAATATGAAATCTATAGAAAATGAAAATACTCAAGCCATTGTAGTTAACAGCGGCAATGCCAATGCCTGCACTGGTGATGAAGGATATAATGATGCACTTTCCATGGCTAAAGTAACCTCAGAAGCTTTAGGATTAAAGCTTGAAGAAGTTATTGTAGCTTCTACTGGCGTAATTGGAGTTCCAATGCCTATGAGCAAAATATTTTCAGGTATTGATATGGCTTGTAAAAGTCTCTCCTATGACGGCGGAAAAGATGCTGCCAAAGCTATAATGACTACAGACACAAAGGAAAAAATAATAACTGTAGAATTTAATATAGGCTCTAAAAAAGCTACAATTAGTGCCATGGCAAAAGGTTCTGGTATGATACATCCTAATATGGGTACTATGCTTGGTTTTTTAGCTACAGACGTAAACATATCCAAGGCAATGCTGACCAAAGCGTTAAAAGATAGTGTTGAAGATTCTTACAATATGGTATCTGTAGATGGAGATACCAGTACTAATGACATGGTAGTAATTCTTGCAAATGGTTCCTGTGAAAATACTATAATTGACACCGAAGATGAAAATTACAAACTATTTAAAGAAGCTCTGCATTTTGTAAATGTGGAAATTGCAAAGATGATTGCCGGAGACGGTGAAGGTGCTACCAAACTGATTGAAACAAAAATATATCATGCTCACTCTTTAAAAGATGCAAAAATTTGTGCAAAAGCTGTTATAACTTCAAGCCTTGTAAAAGCTGCTTTTTTTGGAGCTGATGCCAATTGGGGAAGAATTATATGTGCTTTAGGCTATAGTGGTGCTGATCTTAATGTAAATACAATCAATATATCCTTTACCAATTCCATTGGAACCATTGATATATGTAAAAATGGTGGAAATATAGATTTTAGTGAAGACCTGGCAAAAAAAATATTAGAGCAGGAAAAAATAACTGTTATTATTGACTTAAATGATGGAGAATATAATGCCACTGCCTGGGGCTGTGATTTAACCTATGATTATGTTAAGATAAATGGATCTTATAGAAGCTAG
- the argC gene encoding N-acetyl-gamma-glutamyl-phosphate reductase, protein MIKAGIIGSTGYSGEELTGLLYKHPNVEIDFLCSHSYVGENFSSLYGNLRRFVDEKCVSDEEAFKRISDIDILFTALPSGKALEFGKSAMENKIKFIDIGSDFRLKSKELYREWYNLEHNYLDLLEKSVYGLPELNRSKIKEAELIANPGCYPTASTLALAPLIKNNMIDTKNIIIDAKSGVSGAGRKASIGNLFVECNDSIKAYGVASHRHTPEIEQNLSELSSEDVKLTFTPHLVPMSRGILSVCYGKLLAEATQENLMNLYKDFYKNEYFVRVIDELPETRWVKGSNFCDISLRVDSRTNRVIVISAIDNLVKGAAGQAVQNMNLMFGLKEDTGLEATPIFP, encoded by the coding sequence ATGATAAAAGCAGGAATAATTGGATCTACAGGATATTCAGGAGAAGAACTTACTGGATTACTATATAAACATCCTAATGTAGAGATTGATTTTTTGTGTTCTCACAGCTATGTGGGTGAAAATTTTAGTAGTTTATATGGTAATTTAAGAAGATTTGTAGATGAAAAATGTGTAAGTGACGAAGAAGCTTTTAAAAGAATTAGTGACATAGACATATTATTCACCGCACTACCTTCTGGTAAGGCTTTAGAATTTGGAAAATCAGCTATGGAAAATAAAATTAAATTTATAGATATAGGATCTGACTTCAGACTTAAAAGCAAAGAGCTTTATAGAGAATGGTATAATCTTGAACATAACTATTTAGATCTTCTAGAAAAATCCGTTTATGGATTGCCAGAATTAAATAGATCAAAAATAAAAGAAGCTGAGCTTATAGCTAATCCTGGATGCTATCCTACCGCTAGCACATTAGCTCTTGCTCCCCTTATAAAAAATAATATGATAGATACTAAAAATATTATTATAGATGCAAAATCGGGAGTTTCTGGAGCTGGGAGAAAGGCATCTATAGGTAATCTGTTTGTAGAATGTAATGATTCTATAAAAGCTTATGGTGTAGCTTCCCATAGACATACTCCTGAAATTGAACAAAATCTTTCAGAATTGTCTAGTGAAGATGTAAAATTGACATTTACTCCTCATTTAGTTCCTATGAGCAGAGGCATTCTTTCTGTATGTTATGGAAAGCTATTAGCGGAGGCTACTCAGGAAAATCTTATGAATTTATATAAAGATTTTTATAAAAATGAATATTTTGTCAGAGTAATTGATGAACTCCCTGAAACAAGATGGGTTAAAGGTTCTAATTTCTGTGATATAAGTTTAAGAGTTGACTCTCGGACTAATAGAGTCATAGTTATCTCTGCCATAGATAATCTTGTTAAAGGCGCCGCTGGTCAGGCTGTACAGAATATGAATTTAATGTTCGGACTAAAAGAAGATACCGGACTAGAGGCAACTCCAATTTTCCCTTAA
- the argB gene encoding acetylglutamate kinase, translating to MKNEEGAISLEPLPAIGSLRGKTFVIKYGGSIMKNEEAQKAFLDDVAVMRQYGVNIVIVHGGGPLISKWLNKTGIESNFINGLRVTDENVMEIVQMVLCGIINKNISLNLSLRGINAIGVSGIDSKLIEAHKKYTYINGEKVDIGFVGEVSNINETMLLSLIKSGQVPVVSPVGYDREGNKYNINADYAASFISSSINADKLIILTDVEGVYKDINNKNSLIDYLTLDMIHDYIKDGIINGGMIPKMECCMEAVKNGTRRVHLIDGRKEHCLINDIFNNNGTVIDGKGEKEKCQKVI from the coding sequence ATGAAAAATGAAGAAGGAGCAATTTCTTTAGAGCCTTTGCCTGCAATAGGCAGTTTAAGGGGAAAAACATTTGTAATAAAATATGGCGGAAGTATAATGAAAAATGAAGAAGCCCAAAAGGCATTCTTAGATGATGTAGCAGTTATGAGACAATATGGAGTAAATATAGTTATTGTTCATGGAGGAGGTCCTCTTATATCAAAGTGGCTCAATAAAACTGGTATTGAAAGTAATTTTATAAATGGTCTTAGAGTTACAGATGAAAATGTAATGGAAATAGTTCAGATGGTATTATGCGGAATTATAAATAAGAATATATCCCTTAACCTAAGCCTTAGAGGTATAAATGCTATAGGCGTAAGTGGCATAGACAGTAAGCTTATAGAAGCACACAAAAAATATACATATATCAATGGAGAAAAAGTTGATATAGGATTTGTAGGAGAAGTTAGTAATATAAATGAAACTATGTTATTAAGTCTTATAAAATCCGGTCAGGTACCTGTTGTTTCTCCTGTTGGTTATGATAGAGAAGGTAATAAATATAATATAAATGCCGATTATGCAGCTTCCTTTATAAGTTCATCAATTAATGCAGATAAACTTATAATACTTACAGATGTTGAAGGTGTGTATAAAGATATAAATAATAAAAACAGTCTTATAGATTATTTAACTTTAGATATGATACATGATTATATAAAAGATGGAATAATAAATGGTGGTATGATACCTAAGATGGAATGTTGTATGGAGGCTGTAAAAAATGGTACCCGCAGAGTACATTTAATTGATGGAAGAAAAGAGCACTGCCTTATTAATGATATATTTAATAATAATGGTACCGTAATAGATGGAAAGGGTGAAAAAGAAAAATGTCAAAAAGTAATATAA
- a CDS encoding aspartate aminotransferase family protein yields the protein MSKSNIMNTYGRFDVVFEKGKGARIFDSNGKEYIDFVSGVAVNCLGHSNDKIVNTIKTQAEKLMHISNYYWNQNAMDLAEKLCENTDHQKVFFCNSGTESIETALKLSRKYGRTVGTDEKSEIIYMDNSFHGRTMGSLSVTGQPKYQKQFKPLIGNVKSVKFNDMEDIKSAISENTCAVIVEPIQGEGGIVCAEKEYLQLLRELCDKHNALLIFDEVQCGIGRSGKLFAYQKYDVVPDVICMAKALGGGFPIGAVLAKEKAASAFVPGDHGNTFGGNPMGTAIGLCILNELIDGKIIDSVDEKGVYIKSKLVKFQEKYNCIKEIRGMGLLIGIQVNVDTKMIINKCFEKGLLVITAGADVVRILPPLNVDKKDIDDALGILEEVFKEI from the coding sequence ATGTCAAAAAGTAATATAATGAATACTTATGGAAGATTTGATGTGGTTTTTGAGAAAGGTAAAGGAGCAAGAATTTTTGATTCCAATGGAAAAGAGTATATAGATTTTGTTTCTGGAGTTGCAGTTAATTGTCTTGGCCATTCTAATGATAAAATTGTAAATACTATAAAAACACAAGCAGAAAAATTAATGCATATTTCAAATTACTACTGGAATCAAAATGCCATGGATTTAGCAGAAAAATTATGTGAAAATACCGATCACCAAAAGGTGTTTTTCTGTAACAGTGGTACAGAATCCATTGAAACTGCATTAAAACTTTCAAGAAAATATGGAAGAACTGTTGGAACAGATGAAAAAAGCGAAATAATATACATGGATAATTCTTTCCATGGACGTACTATGGGATCATTATCAGTTACTGGTCAGCCTAAATATCAAAAACAATTTAAGCCTTTGATAGGTAATGTGAAAAGTGTAAAATTTAATGATATGGAAGACATTAAGAGTGCTATTAGTGAGAATACCTGTGCAGTTATAGTAGAACCAATACAGGGAGAAGGGGGAATAGTCTGTGCAGAGAAAGAATATTTACAATTACTTAGAGAACTATGTGATAAACATAATGCACTTTTAATTTTTGATGAAGTGCAATGTGGTATTGGAAGAAGCGGAAAACTATTTGCATATCAGAAATATGATGTGGTGCCAGATGTTATATGCATGGCAAAGGCTCTTGGCGGAGGTTTCCCTATTGGAGCAGTACTTGCCAAGGAAAAGGCAGCTTCTGCTTTTGTACCTGGTGACCATGGTAATACCTTTGGTGGAAATCCAATGGGAACAGCTATAGGTCTTTGTATATTAAATGAGCTCATCGATGGTAAAATAATAGATTCCGTAGATGAAAAGGGAGTTTATATAAAATCAAAGTTAGTTAAATTTCAGGAAAAATATAATTGTATAAAGGAAATAAGAGGAATGGGTCTTCTTATTGGTATACAAGTAAATGTAGATACTAAAATGATTATTAACAAATGCTTTGAAAAGGGACTTCTAGTTATTACTGCAGGAGCTGATGTAGTGAGAATATTACCTCCTTTAAATGTAGACAAAAAGGATATAGATGATGCTCTCGGAATATTAGAAGAAGTTTTTAAAGAAATATAA
- a CDS encoding TIGR03905 family TSCPD domain-containing protein — MYTYKTKGVCSREIKFEIEDNKVTKLMFVGGCDGNLTGLSRLVEGLDVNDAINKLKGIDCGGRGTSCPDQLSKALESYIEASS; from the coding sequence ATGTATACATATAAAACTAAGGGAGTCTGTTCAAGAGAAATAAAATTTGAAATTGAAGATAATAAAGTTACAAAGCTTATGTTTGTAGGTGGCTGTGATGGCAATCTTACGGGGCTTTCAAGACTTGTAGAAGGCCTAGATGTAAATGATGCTATAAATAAATTAAAGGGCATAGATTGCGGTGGAAGAGGTACTTCCTGCCCTGATCAACTATCTAAGGCTCTTGAATCTTATATTGAAGCAAGTTCTTAA
- a CDS encoding YncE family protein, with protein sequence MKNLFVCNGYSDNIAIVNTSTFEKVQQISLKQDGNDRIGPHGICAYNDKLLVTNNYSNSLSLVNVKKKKVEKNIFIGMNCNDVKVIENNAFVVCGDINNIVNYSLDRNEIQEEIPCGNMPHSIDVHDSLKNIVISNMNSDSITFLKYGNEDYISNIRVGEYPTKALFSKDGKLIFVCESNMGSDKCGNISIFSAENLKILSRIPVGNSPVDMFIEKKMCFVSNFGDGTISVIDLEKFVETGRIEVGGMPRGIIKDKENIYIGDNYNNLLVCVNYYNYKKKSIYIGKEPTGMLIL encoded by the coding sequence TTGAAGAATTTATTTGTCTGTAATGGATATTCTGATAATATTGCCATAGTCAATACAAGTACATTTGAGAAAGTTCAGCAGATTTCCTTAAAGCAAGATGGTAATGATAGAATTGGACCTCATGGTATATGTGCATATAATGATAAATTGCTTGTTACAAATAATTATAGCAATTCACTTTCTCTAGTAAATGTAAAGAAGAAAAAAGTTGAAAAAAACATCTTTATAGGAATGAATTGTAATGATGTGAAAGTTATTGAAAATAATGCTTTTGTTGTCTGTGGCGATATTAATAATATAGTAAATTATAGTCTTGACAGAAATGAGATTCAAGAAGAAATTCCCTGTGGAAATATGCCCCATAGTATTGATGTACATGACAGTTTAAAAAATATTGTTATATCTAATATGAATAGTGACAGTATAACATTTTTAAAATATGGTAATGAAGATTATATAAGTAACATTAGAGTTGGAGAATATCCTACAAAGGCACTTTTTAGCAAAGATGGGAAATTGATTTTTGTTTGTGAAAGTAATATGGGATCTGATAAATGTGGTAATATAAGCATATTTTCTGCAGAAAATCTAAAAATACTAAGTAGAATACCTGTTGGGAATTCACCAGTAGATATGTTTATAGAGAAAAAAATGTGTTTTGTATCAAATTTTGGAGATGGAACCATAAGTGTAATAGATTTAGAAAAATTTGTTGAAACAGGTAGAATAGAAGTGGGCGGAATGCCAAGGGGAATTATAAAAGATAAAGAAAATATATATATTGGAGATAATTATAATAATTTGCTGGTTTGTGTAAATTATTATAATTATAAGAAAAAATCCATATATATAGGTAAAGAGCCAACAGGAATGCTGATTCTTTAA
- a CDS encoding DUF4364 family protein yields the protein MFDDTLELAENKLLLMYILKQIKLPISKNQLTEIVLKNNLINYFTLQEYISALIAANFISYNDINGKHRLNITSKGDKILSMFSNRLSDAKKELIDSYLKSNILNIKKEISLTADYTLANNDSFTVNLKATENDITLIDLKLNVVSNKQAKDLCVKWKNNSSELYTKIMKVLIED from the coding sequence ATGTTTGATGATACTCTAGAATTAGCTGAAAACAAACTTCTTTTAATGTATATTTTAAAACAAATTAAGCTGCCTATTTCTAAAAATCAATTAACTGAAATAGTTCTAAAAAATAATCTTATAAATTATTTTACTTTGCAGGAATATATTTCTGCACTTATAGCTGCTAATTTTATAAGTTATAACGATATAAATGGGAAACATAGATTAAATATAACTTCAAAAGGTGATAAGATACTTAGTATGTTTTCTAACAGATTATCCGATGCCAAGAAAGAACTGATTGATTCCTACTTAAAATCCAATATACTTAATATAAAAAAAGAAATAAGTCTAACAGCTGACTATACTTTAGCCAATAATGACAGTTTTACAGTAAATTTAAAAGCTACAGAAAATGACATTACACTTATAGACCTTAAATTAAATGTAGTATCAAATAAGCAGGCAAAAGATCTTTGTGTAAAATGGAAAAATAATTCTTCAGAATTATATACAAAGATAATGAAAGTATTAATAGAGGATTAA
- the pdaB gene encoding polysaccharide deacetylase family sporulation protein PdaB — MHVIIIKKSFIKRVIIAIIAAFVLSIIGFLILNRGYKDTILSSYENLPIYSVDTQEKSVAITFDTSWGYDNTTKILDILDKKDVKATFFIIGRWAEEFPDKTKEIADRGHEIGNHSDKHSDFTRISKEQIIDEVASADAKILAITGTRPTLFRFPEGTYNDNSVSLVEQTNHKCIQWNIDSIDWKNEGSDIEFNRVIKKISPGSIILFHNSGKYTPQTLERVIDKLKSEGYNFVKVSDLVYKNNYIINNEGKQIKK, encoded by the coding sequence ATGCACGTGATTATAATCAAGAAAAGTTTTATAAAAAGAGTTATTATTGCTATTATTGCAGCATTTGTATTGAGCATTATTGGATTTTTAATATTAAATAGAGGATATAAAGATACTATTTTATCCTCCTATGAAAATCTCCCTATATATTCTGTGGATACACAAGAAAAAAGTGTGGCCATAACTTTTGATACCAGTTGGGGATATGATAATACTACAAAGATTTTAGACATACTTGATAAGAAGGATGTAAAGGCAACTTTTTTTATAATTGGAAGATGGGCGGAAGAATTTCCTGATAAGACTAAAGAGATAGCTGATAGAGGACATGAGATTGGAAATCACTCAGATAAACATTCAGATTTTACAAGAATATCAAAGGAGCAGATTATTGATGAAGTGGCATCTGCTGATGCCAAAATTTTAGCCATTACAGGGACAAGGCCTACTCTCTTTAGATTCCCTGAAGGCACCTATAATGATAATAGTGTATCTTTAGTGGAACAAACAAATCATAAATGTATACAATGGAATATAGATAGTATTGATTGGAAGAATGAAGGCTCAGATATAGAGTTTAATAGAGTTATAAAAAAAATCAGTCCGGGATCAATCATATTATTTCACAATTCGGGAAAATATACTCCACAAACTCTGGAAAGAGTAATTGATAAATTAAAATCTGAGGGATATAATTTTGTAAAAGTTTCAGATTTAGTATATAAAAACAATTACATTATAAACAATGAAGGTAAACAAATAAAAAAATAA
- a CDS encoding single-stranded DNA-binding protein — MDNLMLNNKLYLEGKISSKLEFSHEMYGEGFYTFNMDVQRLSDTKDVLYVTVSERLITGMNLEEGQDIIVEGQLRSYNKFVEGSNRLILTVFARNIDICTEKSKNPNQIYLDGYICKKPVYRTTPFGREIADMLLAVNRAYNKSDYIPTIAWGRNSRFCESLKVGDNIRIWGRLQSREYQKKISEDEVIKKVAYEVSISKMEKVNKDSENDVVNVDENFNEEDYHMGNINKNAM, encoded by the coding sequence ATGGACAATTTAATGTTAAACAATAAACTCTATCTAGAAGGAAAGATTTCTTCAAAGCTTGAATTTAGTCATGAGATGTACGGTGAAGGATTCTATACTTTTAATATGGATGTTCAAAGACTCAGTGATACAAAGGATGTGTTATATGTTACTGTATCAGAAAGACTTATAACAGGTATGAATTTAGAGGAAGGTCAAGATATAATTGTAGAAGGTCAATTGAGATCCTATAATAAATTTGTAGAAGGCTCTAACAGGCTTATATTAACTGTATTTGCAAGGAATATTGATATTTGCACGGAAAAAAGTAAGAATCCAAATCAAATTTATCTTGATGGGTATATATGTAAAAAGCCTGTTTATAGGACTACACCTTTTGGTAGGGAAATAGCAGATATGCTTCTTGCAGTTAATAGAGCATATAATAAATCAGACTACATACCTACTATAGCCTGGGGAAGGAATTCAAGGTTTTGTGAGTCTTTAAAAGTAGGGGATAACATCAGAATTTGGGGAAGACTTCAAAGTAGAGAATATCAGAAAAAAATATCAGAAGATGAAGTCATAAAAAAAGTAGCCTATGAAGTATCCATATCTAAAATGGAAAAGGTAAATAAAGATTCAGAAAACGATGTAGTAAATGTAGATGAAAATTTTAATGAAGAGGACTACCATATGGGCAATATTAATAAAAATGCAATGTAA
- the dapD gene encoding 2,3,4,5-tetrahydropyridine-2,6-dicarboxylate N-acetyltransferase, with protein MNYDLTDPYEIARYIKEAKKSTPVKVYVDGDLSDANPGNVEIYGSQNFYVIFGESSTVSEFIVSNKDKIKKFRLEQDRRNSAIPLMDITGVDARIEPGAIIRDKVSIAKNAVVMMGAVINIGAEIGESSMIDMNAVVGARGKVGKRVHLGAGAVVAGVLEPPSKSPCEIGDDALIGANAVILEGVKIGRGAVVAAGSVVVDDVPDNVVVAGTPAQIIKNVDDQTKDKTKIMDDLRK; from the coding sequence ATGAATTATGATTTAACAGACCCATATGAAATTGCAAGGTACATAAAAGAAGCCAAAAAATCAACCCCAGTAAAAGTTTACGTAGACGGTGATTTATCTGATGCAAATCCAGGGAACGTAGAAATTTACGGTTCACAAAATTTTTATGTAATTTTCGGTGAAAGCTCTACTGTATCAGAATTTATAGTAAGTAATAAAGACAAAATTAAAAAATTTAGATTAGAACAGGATAGAAGAAATTCCGCTATACCTCTTATGGATATAACAGGAGTAGATGCAAGAATAGAACCTGGTGCTATTATAAGAGATAAAGTAAGTATTGCAAAAAATGCAGTTGTAATGATGGGAGCAGTAATAAATATTGGTGCCGAAATAGGCGAAAGTTCTATGATCGATATGAATGCAGTAGTTGGTGCAAGAGGAAAAGTTGGCAAGAGAGTTCATCTTGGTGCTGGTGCTGTAGTAGCTGGTGTACTTGAACCACCAAGTAAATCTCCTTGTGAAATTGGTGATGATGCGTTAATTGGTGCAAATGCAGTTATACTTGAAGGAGTAAAAATTGGCAGAGGAGCTGTTGTAGCTGCAGGTTCTGTAGTAGTGGATGATGTTCCTGACAATGTGGTAGTAGCTGGTACTCCTGCTCAGATAATAAAAAATGTAGATGATCAAACAAAAGATAAAACTAAAATAATGGATGATTTAAGAAAATAG